The Carassius gibelio isolate Cgi1373 ecotype wild population from Czech Republic chromosome A8, carGib1.2-hapl.c, whole genome shotgun sequence genome contains the following window.
ACTATGGGGGCCATTACCATCCTCACACCTTCCAGAGGCTGAGCCATGATCAGAAAGACTCAGGGTCTCAAGCAACACCGCCCAAGCGGTTTCCCATACACCACATTTCCCACGCCGCATGTCGGATGAGGATTTAGTGCTGGGCTCTTTGCTCGCTGCTACTGAGGGTTTCCTGGTTAGTTTCTTTTCCCCCACTTAGTAATGTTTTGACTGCGTAAACAGCTGATCAGTGATGTGACTTAACTGTTCTTCATGTCAGAACTTGTACAAAGCTGTTACCATGTTCCATTCAGCACATTAATTCTTTTTCGAAAAAGACAAAAATCACCTCAAGCGACCGTAAAATGTTTTTGCTAAATTGAGGACGTTCTTTCCCCAAATTTAGATGGAAACATGGCTGGTGAAACATGTTGTATAGTAATGAATCCCTTGATATGAGTTGtacatttaatatgaccattaaaccattaaaattgtcatgaaattaatatttaaattaaattattgtattcggtgcatgttttgttttttatttaatgtttttatttcagcttgacAAACTTGCTGCCCTCGATTTTTTCCCAATACTACTTTTGGGTAAGAAATGCAAAGGAAGTTTGGTGGCCGATGTCATCCTAGGAGGGGACTATATTTTGGATCCTGATTTGCTTCAGAGGGTTAAAGTTATGTATGAAGCTGTGCTAAAgagtaagtctttttttttttacaaaaagaagcTCTGGATTAATCTGAAAATACTGGTAATCCTAAGGAACACAAAGGAATGTGAACCCACAAgtatcattttctttatttttctattgATGCATGAGCATTACTTTCAGCCATAATAGGATGAATCAGCATGTGATCACCCAATTGTTTTCTTTAGCAGTTAAGCCAAGTCAACAAGCTAGATAAAAAGTAGGCAGAAAATCTTGAATGTTCTGATCAGACATTAAGAGACAGCATTACCTTGACTGGGAACTCGATGACTATATTTGTTGATATAGACTGTagataattaattttacatttaaatcataacaaCACCTGTAATGTAGAAATAAATTACTGTAAATAGTAGCCTGTTATCATCACTCACCCGCAGGTCCTCTTCCTTGTGTTTCCATAATTATTCATAGGCTATATGGAATAAAGTGGCACTGAGATTGAGGCaaactgtttaatttttcttGTGTGTGATGTTTGTCTTGTCTGCAAGTTCATTTTCAAAGACAGAAGAAGGCCACAAGTAGCACAGAAACTACTCACCCTCCCAAAGCCActgccactgagaccaacgtcactccagaagccactgagaccaacgtcactccagaagccactgagaccaacgtcactccagaagccactgagaccaacgtcactccagaagccactgagaccaacgtcactccagaagccactgagaccaacgtcactccagaagccactgagaccaccgtcattccagaagccactgagaccaccgtcattccagaagccactgagaccaccgtcattccagaagccactgagaccaatgtcactccagaagccactgagaccaatgtcactccagaagccactgagaccaccgtcattccagaagccactgagaccaacgtcactccagaagccactgagaccaccgtcattccagaagccactgagaccaacgtcactccagaagccactgagaccaccgtcactccagaagccactgagaccaccgtcactccagaagccactgagaccaccgtcactccagaagccactgagaccaccgtcattccagaagccactgagaccaccgtcattccagaagccactgagaccaacgtcactccagatgccactgagaccaacgtcattccagaagccactgagaccaacgtcactccagatgccactgagaccaccgtcattccagaagccactgagaccacagGCTCATCAAAAGCCACAAGACCCCGGGGCCAGAaggcaaaaaaaagacaaagtgaaGTATATTTCTTTAATAGTCAGTAATGTGTTATTAGAACTATGTTAATACGTATGTAAGAACTATGTTTTttaatacactaccagtcaaaatttTGAACCCACCTACTCATCCAAGAGAATGGGAAAGCGTTGCCAAACCTTTGACAGATATTGTACATTCTAAATTAGTAATAacttactgtatttatatattaagcaTAGCATCAGTTCTGGCAGGTCACATTAGTCAGGCTCGAATCAGCTGATCTACGTCTACCTATAGGAATACGACGCCCAttactgtatacagtacatatataagcTCCTTCAGTATTATCAGCAGCTGTCACGTTTCTCAGGAGCGAATTACCCTGctccatccccagctccacctCTCGTCAGTCATTATAGCATTCAGATTACCCCTGAATCAGACTTAAATTCTCTTAAATAtattgtacattaaaataaattactgatatctgcaatacatttattttggttcTGTTTTGTTTACCCTACGCTGGGTTATCACTGCTTTTATGATTGTATGCTAGGCTGCATGGATGCGTAGGGAGTTCTTGtccagaacagaaccataccacCAATCAAAACTATATGCTAACTGTCAATCATATTTGATGATAGTGCTCTTGACAGAAATAGTGTTTAATAAAATTTGATATcttgtatatttttaatacagATCCAGTCCAACAGAGGGTAGCCAGCAATATGAagccaaaaaaaaagtgttaagtacattttctttatttaaaatgatatgatGTATCAACTACACATTGATTCTGCCATCACAGTTAGGTATTGTCTATACTGGTATATTGGTATACTTATTTCAATGTTATATTGACTATCTTTCAGATGAGTGTCCAGAATGCTGTTGGAGAGTGAGGCAAAACAACTTTGACTACTCCAAGGTTTTGAAAAGAAGAGTGAGAGAGGTTTGTCTTTCTAAAGTATTTAAAACGCTCTTGCTTTATATCAATGTACTCGCACTCactcattattaatatttaaattatttttgattctacaatgaatgaacaatgaacctGTGTCCACAAAAGCATTTTTTCACGCGACTGGCATATTTGCACACGCCGCTGAGTTTCTTTTTCACGCTGATGCAAAGAGCATTCGTGGTTTTTTACCAGTCGCCAAGAGTTGAAGAATGTTCAATTTTGGGTCAAATGCAGTGCTCATCACTGTAACTTTTTACCCAGCTGTCCAATCACAGTTGAGGAGGCGCGGGACTAATAACACACAACCACCACACTCTGCTCGTACAAAGTCAACAGATGACAGCAACAAGCATAATAAtggaacaaaataattttaaactagAGCCAGAGCAAATACTTTATAATTTATCGACAATTTTGTATagaaacaacacagaaacaaacaatctgtGAAATGAGATAACTAGTAACACTTTCGCGGATTtttaacataataacaacaagcaAAGCACTGCCAAAACACTCTCAAGCACTCACACTCACGCACTTATCAGCTGGCTAAATGGTTTGGTGGACACACAGCCTAAGACTAAAAATATCTGCAGTGTTTGAGCACTTGATTCGACAACTAGATGTTTTGAAGACTGGATTTAGTGTTCATGGAGTGAGCACTAATGTCACCATTTTTACAAACAAGATGCATACAAAGTTTACTTTacaataacagaaaataatttggCTGTATGTATTGCTCACATGATGTAGAACGCTATCCGAACAATACTTTGGTTAACATCAAATATGtagaaaaagtcttaaataaatCAAGGTATTATGTAGTAGGTTTTAAATGTTTAGGTAGGTCTTATTTATGTTGAAATTTATTTCATGGTATTTTTTGTAGTTCTTTGTTGTCTGTCTGACCAATATAAAACCTACAATTGCACACACAGTTCTGTAAATTAATGTACTTTTCAAGTAATTATTTGACTTTGGTTTTCCTTCAGAGCTTCATACTTTTTTGCAAGTAAATAGGTCTTACATTTCCTTCACAATGGTCTTCAAAAATGTgttacaaattttacattttacttaatgAAACTTGCAGAAACCCTGAAAACATTAATGCATAGATAAATATGGATAACTCTTTGGATATGTTATTAATGTAATGTCAACATGAATAGAAACTGTCACAAGGTTTTCATGTAATTTTCTAGATCCCTCTAGACCCCTAAGACAGTATATGATACTGTACTTTACCACTTTGAAACACAATCTTACAgcagtaaatgttatttttaaatgttattacatgTTAAAGCTACACTGTATAACTTTTTAAGATGATTCTTAGCAAAAAACAGTTTGCATGACTTGTGCCAAGACAAACGTTGCTGGATATTGAgttgtgatagattttttttttatgtttattctaTAGGGAACAGAGGAGGTCCTCATTTGTTGGGTTCCATGCAAGACCTGGTAGGTGTACTAATGTACAGTTTAttaaatacacaacattttaaacattaacaaTGTCGACAGTTACTAAAAtgtttgaacatttttttaatagttatatttcataaaatgataTATCATTTTGCTAGCCTGAATTAAGTTACTCATTAAATCTTTACTCAGAACATTGTCTCTTTACAGTGGGACCAAATGGAAAGACTCCTGGGAGCCCTCCTCCCTTCTTgaataatgaattacatttttatttttattttgtattttcttttataatgaataaaataactacaaacataaacaaaGTTATTGACTTGTTATTCATTGCCTAAATTGCATATGCTATATAGAGTACACACAGATCTTTATAAATAACCTAATTAAAAATCCTCTGTTTATTGTCAGTTTTGTTTGAATAACTGTTATATCTACGTCTGTACGTCTGTTATGTTCTCACGTGTTTGTCTGTGTATgtagttatatatgtactgtctATATATTGGTTGTAAGCAGGATTTCTTGTAACTTGGTGGATGGGTAGGACATGGTACAGGAAGAAACCTATTATATTTTGTGGCTGTTAAAATTTTAGATTAATAAAATTTGATGTAGTTGGAGATATTTGCTCTACTTTATGCCTTTAATGTTCAGGTTTGTGTCCTTCTGTCCAGATGACATTGAGCGGAGAACATCATGATGGTGCTGGTTCCACCCCAGGGCAGGAAGTAGAACAGTAGTTGGCATGCCGTGTAGATGTACTATCGTTATCTGCCTCTGTAATTGGATAGAAGACCAGTAGTAGTTGTCTTTTGATCTATTATTCATTGGCAATGCAATAATTATGCATTCAAAGCATCAAATTGATTTAATATTGGcatataattataaatagatttaaatacattAGAAAGAGAACTGTTTCAATTTCCAAGAAACAAATGTTACTTGTTTTACACAAGCTGAACAGGATTAAACAAAATAACCTGTATTATGAAAATCAGGTGATCAgagaacaaatataaaataatggttcatacactaataataattatcttgTCTTTTTAGACTTCTAAAGCTATACAGATCCACTTTGGGAACTGGAAACCCTTAAAGCTCACCTTCACCTGGAAATGAGAGAATGGGTATATGGTAAGAAAATTCTGAAAATTATATCTGACACAAAAatagttttgtgtttattataaaGGTTGACCCCTGTGATAATCTTTTTGTCATATGTCATATGTTATTCTGCTGTAGTAATCACAAATTAAATGCTTGTCTATTACAATTTCACAAGCTCTAGCACCAAAATTTTTATAGTCACTTGTAtgatattttagaataattttcaTGAAGGTGGATTTTCTTTTGACAAGTAACGATAAtgattaaaagtttattttgatgtTACTAATTCAGCACTGAATAATATTTGTAGAtatttggaattgtcatgttttTCGGGGCTTTGACTGCTGTGTGATGATGCgtcatctttttctttctgtttttccttgCAATTCGTCTACAGGTCTCGGTGACTTGACAGAGGATGCTACC
Protein-coding sequences here:
- the LOC128018395 gene encoding coagulation factor V-like produces the protein MPGSSTKMCPGCNTLISVAYKACPHCKQLQPYKAKVAAKRCNFQNKKNEWKESVKKNNNRTVVLNSSHVLLDKLAALDFFPILLLGKKCKGSLVADVILGGDYILDPDLLQRVKVMYEAVLKIHFQRQKKATSSTETTHPPKATATETNVTPEATETNVTPEATETNVTPEATETNVTPEATETNVTPEATETNVTPEATETTVIPEATETTVIPEATETTVIPEATETNVTPEATETNVTPEATETTVIPEATETNVTPEATETTVIPEATETNVTPEATETTVTPEATETTVTPEATETTVTPEATETTVIPEATETTVIPEATETNVTPDATETNVIPEATETNVTPDATETTVIPEATETTGSSKATRPRGQKAKKRQNPVQQRVASNMKPKKKYECPECCWRVRQNNFDYSKVLKRRVREGTEEVLICWVPCKTCGTKWKDSWEPSSLLE